The Cucurbita pepo subsp. pepo cultivar mu-cu-16 chromosome LG08, ASM280686v2, whole genome shotgun sequence genome contains a region encoding:
- the LOC111799742 gene encoding uncharacterized protein LOC111799742: MRRFLSLRNLVRALLIPVFLLVAHFSYVVITTGESCITGNFCFSPKISKYRAAGLHPRASAIIDGTAPTAEELLRRDLYTSKDWIKAVQFYSSIFQDLISVGFLSHKSKSLCVETPNGQDVFSLKQIGVSDSIGIFKKAAKPLVVKGEGHKIPFDDNTFDFIFLGVGRLDQSSRPADFAREIARTLKPEGFAVVQIRAKDTYSFHSFIDLFNCCKIVTSQDIDGLDSKTPFLRQIVLTKESVDGILGHGDALTHHSKSDGKCSVLGFKEELVRKAEPLILEEPLKPWITLKRNIQKIKYLPSMADISFKQRYVYVDVGARSYGSSIGSWFKKQYPKQNKTFEVYAIEADKIFHEQYSSKKGVKLLPYAAWVRNETLTFEINRNPGQKVQDKGRGMGRIRPAVASTGTFVGDVDEIQGFDFADWLKNTVTEKDFVVMKMDVEGTEFDLIPRLLETGAICLIDEIFLECHYNRWQRCCPGERSAKYQKTYAQCLHLFSSLRRSGVLVHQWW, encoded by the coding sequence ATGCGAAGGTTTTTATCTCTGAGGAATTTGGTTAGGGCGCTCCTTATTCCTGTGTTTCTCTTAGTTGCTCATTTTTCTTATGTTGTGATTACCACTGGTGAGTCTTGTATCACTGGAAATTTCTGTTTCTCGCCCAAAATTTCCAAGTATCGTGCCGCCGGCTTACATCCCAGAGCTTCGGCGATAATCGATGGCACTGCCCCCACAGCTGAAGAACTGTTGCGTCGTGATCTTTACACTAGTAAAGATTGGATCAAGGCCGTtcaattttattcttcaatCTTTCAAGATCTGATTTCCGTTGGGTTTCTTTCTCACAAATCGAAATCTCTGTGCGTGGAGACCCCCAACGGACAGGATGTATTTTCCTTGAAGCAGATTGGGGTTTCCGATTCGATTGGAATATTCAAGAAAGCCGCTAAGCCTCTGGTGGTGAAGGGCGAAGGACACAAGATCCCGTTCGATGATAATACCttcgattttattttcttgggcGTCGGCCGCCTTGATCAGTCGTCCCGGCCGGCAGATTTTGCGAGGGAAATTGCTCGGACGCTGAAACCCGAAGGGTTTGCTGTCGTCCAAATTAGGGCTAAAGATACGTACAgctttcattcattcattgatTTGTTTAATTGCTGCAAAATAGTTACATCACAGGATATAGATGGCCTTGATTCTAAAACGCCTTTCCTTCGCCAGATTGTTCTGACGAAGGAGAGCGTTGATGGTATTCTTGGTCATGGTGATGCGCTAACGCATCACTCAAAGTCTGACGGTAAGTGTTCTGTTCTCGGATTTAAGGAAGAACTGGTCCGAAAGGCCGAGCCATTGATCTTAGAGGAGCCACTGAAGCCATGGATTACATTGAAGCGGAATattcaaaagataaaatatcTGCCATCAATGGCTGATATTAGCTTCAAGCAGAGGTACGTTTACGTTGATGTCGGAGCGAGGAGTTACGGGTCTAGTATCGGAAGTTGGTTTAAGAAGCAGTATCCGAAACAGAACAAAACCTTCGAAGTTTATGCCATTGAAGCTGATAAAATTTTTCACGAACAGTATAGTTCAAAGAAAGGGGTCAAGCTTCTTCCGTATGCAGCTTGGGTaaggaatgaaacattgaCATTCGAAATCAATAGAAACCCAGGTCAGAAAGTCCAAGATAAGGGGAGGGGAATGGGTAGAATTCGGCCGGCGGTAGCATCGACGGGGACTTTCGTCGGCGACGTGGATGAGATTCAGGGCTTTGATTTTGCTGATTGGTTGAAAAATACTGTTACTGAGAAGGATTTTGTTGTGATGAAGATGGATGTTGAAGGAACTGAATTCGATTTGATCCCGAGATTGTTGGAGACTGGTGCTATTTGCTTGATAGATGAGATATTTCTCGAGTGTCATTACAATCGGTGGCAGAGATGTTGCCCAGGTGAGAGAAGCGCGAAGTATCAGAAAACTTATGCCCAATGCTTAcatttgttttcttccttGAGGCGAAGTGGAGTTCTAGTTCATCAATGGTGGTGA
- the LOC111800189 gene encoding short-chain dehydrogenase reductase 2a has protein sequence MTAQVLPEQPLQSNIHLLQRDSPAPSYKRLEGKVAIVTGGAKGIGEATVRLFAKHGAKVVIADVEDLLGEALADTLSPNPVSFVHCDVSLEEDMENLINSTMCRHGQVDILFNNAGVLGNQSKTRKSIVDFDPNEFERVMCVNVKGVALGIKHAARVMIPRATGCIISTASVAGVSGGMGPHAYTASKHAIVGLTKNTACELGRYGIRVNCISPFGVATSMLVNAWRDDGDECMNFGIPSPAEVDKMEEFVRGLANLKGPTLRPKDIAEAALYLASDESKYVSGHNLVVDGGITTSRNCIGF, from the exons ATGACTGCCCAAGTGCTGCCCGAGCAACCGCTTCAAAGCAATATTCATCTCTTGCAAAGGGACAGCCCTGCCCCTTCCTATAAAag GTTGGAGGGAAAGGTGGCGATTGTGACGGGCGGCGCAAAGGGAATCGGAGAAGCGACGGTGAGGCTGTTCGCCAAACATGGAGCCAAAGTAGTGATTGCCGACGTGGAGGATCTCCTCGGTGAGGCTTTGGCCGACACGCTTTCTCCAAATCCAGTGTCGTTCGTCCACTGTGACGTAAGCTTGGAGGAAGACATGGAGAATCTAATCAACTCGACGATGTGTCGTCACGGCCAAGTCGACATACTATTCAACAATGCCGGAGTTTTAGGTAACCAATCCAAGACTCGTAAGAGCATCGTTGACTTTGACCCTAACGAGTTCGAGCGCGTGATGTGTGTGAACGTCAAAGGCGTCGCGTTGGGTATAAAGCACGCGGCGCGTGTAATGATTCCCAGAGCTACCGGCTGTATAATCTCGACTGCTAGCGTGGCAGGTGTTTCAGGAGGTATGGGTCCACATGCTTACACGGCATCCAAACATGCCATTGTTGGCCTCACTAAGAACACTGCCTGCGAGCTTGGGCGTTATGGTATACGTGTCAACTGCATTTCGCCGTTTGGTGTTGCCACGTCGATGCTTGTGAACGCGTGGAGGGATGACGGAGACGAGTGCATGAACTTCGGGATTCCGTCGCCGGCTGAGGTGGACAAAATGGAGGAGTTCGTTAGGGGTTTGGCTAATCTTAAGGGCCCCACATTGAGGCCTAAGGATATCGCTGAGGCGGCGCTTTATCTTGCCAGCGATGAATCTAAGTACGTCAGTGGCCATAATCTCGTTGTTGACGGTGGAATCACCACTTCAAGAAATTGTATCggcttttaa
- the LOC111800188 gene encoding aldose reductase has protein sequence MESYAETAAVIGLKFYLVPVNVMNHKLLSDEQLEKEMQGKMAQVAMAVQDEERYFTLVSGHRIPAVGLGTWRSGSQSDDSVFTAIVEAGYRHIDTAAEYGVHEQVGFGLQAAIKAGIRREDLFITTKLWCSDLSPDRVRIALNNALQELQVDYLDLFLIHWPFHLKEGASRPPKEGEVLELDMEGVWREMEKLVKENLVRDIGISNFTVKKLEKLLRFAQTMPSVCQMEMHPGWRNDKMLEACRKNGIHVTAYSPLGSSEGGRDLIHDEAVQRVAKKLNKTPGQILVRWAIQRGTSAIPKSTHSERIKENIGVFGWEIPNEDFEALCRIPNQKRVLSGEDLFVNKEAGPLRSVADVWDHED, from the exons ATGGAATCGTATGCAGAAACAGCGGCGGTGATTGGTTTGAAATTCTACTTAGTTCCTGTCAACGTAATGAACCACAAATTACTGTCTGATGAACAGTTGG AGAAGGAAATGCAAGGAAAAATGGCACAGGTTGCTATGGCGGTGCAGGATGAAGAGCGTTATTTTACGCTGGTGAGTGGGCACAGAATACCAGCCGTTGGATTAGGCACTTGGAGATCTGGTTCTCAGTCAGATGATTCTGTGTTCACTGCTATTGTTGAG GCTGGTTATAGGCACATAGATACTGCTGCAGAATATGGAGTTCACGAACAG GTGGGTTTTGGCCTACAAGCGGCAATAAAAGCAGGAATCCGTAGGGAAGACCTTTTCATCACCACTAAGCTTTG GTGCTCTGACCTGTCCCCAGACAGAGTTAGAATCGCATTAAACAATGCTCTTCAAGAACTCCAAGTTGACTACCTTGATCTTTTCTTG ATTCACTGGCCCTTCCATCTCAAAGAAGGAGCCAGCAGGCCTCCAAAAGAAGGGGAAGTTTTGGAGTTGGACATGGAAGGCGTGTGGAGAGAAATGGAGAAGCTTGTAAAGGAAAATCTCGTGAGGGACATCGGGATTAGCAATTTTACTGTGAAGAAACTCGAGAAATTGCTCCGTTTTGCCCAAACAATGCCATCCGTATGCCAG ATGGAAATGCACCCAGGATGGAGAAATGATAAAATGCTAGAGGCTTGCAGGAAAAATGGCATCCATGTCACT GCCTATTCGCCTCTAGGGTCGTCAGAAGGAGGAAGAGATTTAATTCACGACGAGGCGGTTCAAAGAGTAGCGAAGAAGCTGAACAAAACTCCAGGCCAAATTCTGGTGAGGTGGGCTATTCAGAGGGGAACTAGCGCCATTCCAAAATCAACTCACTCAGAGAGAATCAAAGAGAACATTGGTGTGTTTGGATGGGAAATACCGAATGAGGACTTTGAAGCTCTTTGTAGGATCCCAAATCAG AAACGAGTGCTAAGTGGAGAAGATCTATTTGTGAACAAAGAGGCTGGCCCCTTGAGGAGCGTGGCTGATGTTTGGGATCACGAGGATTGA